The DNA segment TAGGGCAGCGTCTTGCCGCGTTCTGCCGCTGGGAGCTTTGAAAGATCGTCCCACAGCCGCGCGCGCCAGAAATTGTCGAGGCCATCGAGCATTTCGCGGGTCATGAAACCCTTGACCTCGTGGACCACGGCGCCTGCGCCTTCGAAGGCTTTCGCCGCCTTGACCGCGACGTCGCGCACGTCTTTCTCCAGCGCCTGGCCGACGCCGGGATCGAGCAGCAGACCGATGCGCAACTTGCGTGCGGGCTTGTCGAGCGTCTTCCAGTGGATGTCGTTGGGCGGCAGGCTCATGCCGTCGCGGCGGTCAGGCTTCGCCAGCACGCTCATCATCAGCGCGGCGTCGTCGACCGTGCGCGTCATCGGACCGGCGACGCGGCCGACATAGGGCGGATCGATCGGGACGCGCCCGAGGCTCGGCTTCAGTGCGACGAGGCCGCACCAGCAGGCCGGCAGCCGCACCGAGCCGCCGATGTCGGTTCCAAGATGCAACGGGCCGTAACCGGCAGCACCGGCAGCAGCAGCGCCTGCGCTCGAGCCGCCGGGGTTCTGACGGAGATCCCAGGGATTGCGGGTAAGGGGATGAAAGGAGGACAAGCCGGACGACAGCATGCCGAAATCCGGCATCGTGGTCTTGGAGAAGATGATCGCGCCGGCTTCGCGCAAGCGAGCTGCCGGCGGCGCGTCGGCTTCGGCCGCGACAAGCCTGGTCGTTGTCGTGCCGAGCGGCACGGCTACGCCTTTGGTGGCGATATTGTCCTTGATGGTGACGGGAACGCCGTCGAGCGGCTTGCTTGATTCGCCGCTTTGCCAGCGCTCGGTCGAGGCTTTGGCGGCGTCGCGCGCGCCGTCGGGATCGAAGGCATAGAGCGCCTTGATGTGGGGCTCCCAGCGCGCGATATGCGCCAGTACCTCCTCGAGCACTTCGCTCGGCGTAAATTGCTGTGCACGAAAGCCTGCGATCATGTCGACGGCGCTGAGATCGTGCAGGGCCGTAACGGCGTCGGAAGTCTCTTCCTCGCTCATGGCCGCTCCTTTTTAAACGTTAACTGGTGG comes from the Bradyrhizobium erythrophlei genome and includes:
- a CDS encoding amidase, whose amino-acid sequence is MSEEETSDAVTALHDLSAVDMIAGFRAQQFTPSEVLEEVLAHIARWEPHIKALYAFDPDGARDAAKASTERWQSGESSKPLDGVPVTIKDNIATKGVAVPLGTTTTRLVAAEADAPPAARLREAGAIIFSKTTMPDFGMLSSGLSSFHPLTRNPWDLRQNPGGSSAGAAAAGAAGYGPLHLGTDIGGSVRLPACWCGLVALKPSLGRVPIDPPYVGRVAGPMTRTVDDAALMMSVLAKPDRRDGMSLPPNDIHWKTLDKPARKLRIGLLLDPGVGQALEKDVRDVAVKAAKAFEGAGAVVHEVKGFMTREMLDGLDNFWRARLWDDLSKLPAAERGKTLPYILNWAEAGAKLSGVDVIRGFNTTMAMRAAAAPLFADIDYLISPVSPVVKFAAELASPLNDPARPFEHIAYTVPWNMAENPAISINGGYDAEGFPIGVQIIGRRFDDLGVLAMAKAFETLRGAQRPWPCPPKS